From the Candidatus Woesearchaeota archaeon genome, one window contains:
- a CDS encoding 30S ribosomal protein S13, with the protein MTGKPEAKPNTKYLVRIANTDLDGKKRILYAMRKIKGVGIMYANAVLKQAGISPDTITGELTDEEEKRLNEIIREPLKNGIPSWLVNRRKDYETGEDKHLLLADLDFTKENDLKRLKKIKSYRGIRHHLGLPVRGQRTKSNFRKNKGKAMGVTKKGKK; encoded by the coding sequence ATGACCGGAAAACCAGAAGCAAAGCCAAACACGAAATACCTCGTCCGCATTGCAAACACGGACCTGGACGGAAAAAAGCGCATTCTCTACGCCATGAGAAAAATCAAGGGTGTCGGCATCATGTACGCCAATGCCGTACTCAAACAAGCAGGAATCTCCCCAGACACCATCACTGGAGAACTCACCGACGAAGAAGAAAAACGCCTCAACGAAATCATTAGAGAACCCCTCAAGAACGGCATCCCCTCATGGCTGGTCAATAGGAGGAAAGACTACGAAACAGGAGAAGACAAACACCTCCTCCTCGCAGACCTTGACTTCACCAAAGAAAACGACCTCAAGCGTCTCAAGAAAATAAAATCCTACCGCGGAATCCGCCACCACCTCGGCCTCCCCGTACGAGGGCAAAGAACAAAGAGCAACTTCCGCAAAAACAAAGGAAAAGCCATGGGCGTCACGAAGAAAGGGAAGAAGTAA
- a CDS encoding VWA domain-containing protein, translating into MVWWQGVIAGAGELVSSPSRFATEHFLFPAGLWALLALIPFIIFYLIRPRPKHEAIPSLMFILKDMGKTNVNAFLRNFLRDILFFLQLFVILLLALAAAKPFVEVPKVSLAQETVVVLDVSASMQAGDRFERAKDAVLDTLGKENTVIVVKNVAELVMEEGDETSAKELIRSLEPVETTTNLYDALILAGDFVGESSRVVVASDFVNTAGGANFETALQAIRSKGAVVELIDVWEPVENVGIIDLDVREDESTVWVKNYNDRPERVVLRVSNTSEELLLGPHATELVKFPTPNGVNEVVLEADDGFVVDNKAYVSTPVERTVRALMITNNPQAKQGFLQLAFDLIGEKTATKIVLDYVEPPSTTDLSQYSLFIIKDVDVSLLLPSVVKEIGRLVREEGAALVVMPQEGLFAIDFGNLLPVRFVAEGESRLNVELPIKSLLTEDIEFGQASKYFKTSALPGVTVLARGDDDVQTPMVALKKVGAGYVLYYGFFDGFSTFPLDNTYPVFWKRMVDFLTNKPDVNTLNYPTGTQLSFDKLVRVRLPKGGVVETNFISLDNEGLYEFPDRVIAATLRSDRESSVFTRDEEAGKERLGSGEVKKQPLELTPWFIVAALLLLFLELVYIKFRGDC; encoded by the coding sequence ATGGTGTGGTGGCAGGGAGTTATTGCAGGTGCAGGAGAGCTTGTGTCTTCACCGTCCCGTTTTGCAACGGAGCATTTTTTGTTTCCGGCAGGGCTCTGGGCGCTGCTAGCCCTTATTCCATTCATCATTTTTTACCTTATCCGCCCGAGGCCTAAACACGAAGCGATTCCTTCTTTGATGTTCATCCTGAAGGACATGGGCAAGACGAACGTGAACGCATTTCTGCGCAATTTCCTTCGTGACATTCTCTTTTTCTTGCAGCTCTTCGTTATTCTCTTGCTCGCCTTGGCTGCTGCAAAGCCTTTTGTAGAAGTGCCGAAGGTTTCGCTTGCGCAGGAAACAGTTGTTGTCCTTGACGTGTCTGCCTCGATGCAGGCAGGAGATCGTTTTGAGCGGGCGAAGGATGCTGTTCTTGATACGTTGGGGAAGGAAAACACGGTGATTGTAGTCAAGAACGTTGCGGAGTTGGTTATGGAGGAGGGTGATGAGACCTCTGCCAAGGAGCTTATTCGGTCGCTTGAGCCTGTTGAAACAACGACGAATCTTTATGATGCGTTGATTCTTGCAGGTGACTTCGTGGGGGAGTCTAGCAGGGTCGTTGTCGCGTCGGATTTCGTGAACACTGCAGGCGGGGCGAATTTTGAAACGGCGCTGCAAGCGATTCGCTCAAAAGGCGCTGTTGTTGAGCTTATTGATGTGTGGGAGCCTGTGGAGAATGTTGGCATTATTGATTTGGATGTTCGCGAGGATGAGTCTACGGTGTGGGTGAAAAATTATAATGACCGCCCGGAGCGTGTCGTGCTGCGGGTGTCGAACACGAGCGAGGAGCTCTTGCTCGGTCCTCACGCGACTGAGTTGGTCAAGTTCCCCACGCCGAATGGGGTGAACGAAGTTGTCTTGGAGGCTGATGACGGGTTCGTTGTTGATAACAAAGCGTATGTGAGCACGCCGGTTGAGCGAACGGTTCGTGCGTTGATGATTACGAACAACCCGCAAGCAAAGCAGGGTTTTTTGCAGCTGGCTTTTGACTTGATTGGGGAGAAGACCGCCACAAAGATTGTTTTGGATTATGTTGAGCCGCCCTCCACGACGGACTTGTCCCAGTATTCGTTGTTCATAATTAAGGATGTGGATGTGAGTTTGCTGTTACCCAGTGTGGTGAAAGAGATTGGTCGCCTCGTGCGAGAGGAAGGTGCTGCTTTGGTGGTTATGCCTCAGGAAGGCCTTTTCGCAATCGATTTTGGCAATCTTTTGCCAGTTCGTTTCGTTGCGGAGGGAGAGTCGCGACTCAATGTTGAGTTGCCGATAAAGAGCCTGCTCACAGAGGACATTGAGTTCGGTCAGGCATCGAAGTATTTTAAGACGTCGGCGCTGCCTGGCGTGACGGTATTGGCGAGGGGGGATGATGATGTGCAAACGCCCATGGTTGCGCTCAAGAAGGTCGGCGCGGGCTACGTGCTCTACTACGGTTTTTTTGATGGCTTTAGCACCTTCCCGTTGGATAATACGTACCCGGTGTTTTGGAAGCGAATGGTGGATTTTTTGACGAACAAGCCTGATGTGAACACGCTCAATTATCCGACAGGGACGCAGTTGAGTTTTGATAAGCTTGTTCGGGTGCGGTTACCAAAGGGAGGGGTTGTTGAAACAAACTTTATTTCCTTAGATAACGAGGGTTTGTACGAGTTTCCTGACCGCGTCATCGCTGCAACGCTCCGATCGGATAGGGAGAGTAGCGTGTTTACGCGTGATGAGGAAGCAGGGAAGGAGCGGCTCGGGTCTGGAGAGGTGAAGAAGCAACCGCTCGAACTCACGCCGTGGTTTATCGTGGCGGCGCTGCTGCTCTTGTTCCTTGAGCTCGTGTACATAAAGTTTCGAGGTGATTGTTAG
- a CDS encoding DNA-directed RNA polymerase subunit D → MSPPSRMEGAEKKVEGGGGGSSAMKITRIKKTKDKAIFLVEGASAAYLNTLRRIMQYEVPVMAIETVTITKNTSVLYDEIIAHRLGLIPLTTDPASYRMLKEGEEPGSKATTATLTLNVSEVPEPTMVYARDLKSSDSKIKPAFPDIPIVKLAKGQSIILEAKAILGVGKEHAKWNTGLVFYRHIPTLTIKKEDDRFKERFPTKLYEKKGKTLHLKDLSKAVTQPGLIDIEDDYIEPSPSGNYLFVVESWGQLSPDDIIHQGITRLNEELKAFDDAVKGGLKA, encoded by the coding sequence ATGTCACCCCCATCCCGCATGGAGGGTGCCGAAAAAAAGGTGGAAGGCGGGGGAGGAGGGTCTAGCGCTATGAAAATTACCCGCATCAAAAAAACAAAGGACAAAGCAATCTTCCTAGTAGAAGGTGCAAGCGCAGCGTACTTGAACACGCTCAGACGCATCATGCAATACGAAGTCCCGGTTATGGCCATCGAAACGGTCACCATAACAAAAAACACCAGCGTCCTCTACGACGAAATCATAGCCCACCGCCTCGGCCTCATCCCCCTCACCACCGACCCGGCAAGCTACCGAATGCTCAAGGAAGGAGAAGAACCCGGAAGCAAAGCAACCACGGCAACACTCACGCTCAACGTCTCTGAAGTCCCGGAGCCGACCATGGTCTACGCAAGAGACCTGAAGAGCAGCGACTCCAAAATCAAGCCTGCCTTCCCAGACATCCCCATTGTGAAACTAGCAAAAGGGCAAAGCATCATCCTCGAAGCAAAAGCAATCCTTGGCGTCGGCAAAGAGCACGCGAAATGGAACACCGGCCTCGTCTTTTACCGCCACATCCCAACGCTCACGATCAAAAAAGAAGACGACCGCTTCAAAGAACGCTTCCCAACAAAACTCTACGAAAAAAAAGGAAAAACCCTCCACCTCAAAGACCTTAGCAAAGCAGTCACCCAACCAGGTCTTATTGACATCGAAGACGACTACATCGAACCAAGCCCAAGCGGGAACTACCTCTTCGTCGTAGAAAGCTGGGGCCAACTCAGCCCAGACGACATCATCCACCAAGGCATAACCCGGCTCAACGAAGAGCTCAAAGCGTTTGACGACGCAGTCAAAGGAGGGCTAAAAGCATGA
- a CDS encoding 30S ribosomal protein S9, with translation MSKNVIHVSGTRKRAVARATLKEGKGDVRINNISLEHITPRITRMRIQEPLILAGNTAKKVDIRVNVFGGGVTSQADAARLAIARALVKHTPALKETFLNYDRNLLVADVRRKEESKPGRHGKARAKRQKSYR, from the coding sequence ATGAGCAAGAACGTCATCCATGTTTCAGGAACAAGAAAACGAGCAGTTGCGAGGGCAACACTCAAGGAAGGAAAAGGAGATGTACGCATCAACAACATCTCACTCGAACACATCACCCCACGCATTACTCGCATGCGCATCCAAGAACCGCTCATCCTCGCAGGGAATACCGCAAAAAAAGTAGACATTCGCGTCAACGTATTCGGTGGAGGCGTAACAAGCCAAGCGGACGCAGCCAGACTCGCCATCGCACGCGCTCTTGTCAAACACACGCCTGCACTCAAGGAAACGTTCCTCAACTACGACCGAAACCTCCTCGTCGCAGACGTGCGCAGGAAAGAAGAGAGCAAACCAGGAAGACACGGCAAAGCAAGAGCCAAGCGACAAAAGTCCTACCGATAA
- a CDS encoding 30S ribosomal protein S11 codes for MKHENIRWGVAHIYSSYNNTIIHVTDMSGTETLAVSSGGQVVKSDRLESSPTAAMIAAKRIGEACRDKGIQGLHIKIRAPGGHNGPMNPGPGAQAAVRALSRMGIRIGLIEDVTPIPHGGCRKKGGRRGRRV; via the coding sequence ATGAAACACGAAAACATTCGCTGGGGAGTCGCGCACATTTACTCATCCTACAACAACACCATCATTCACGTCACCGACATGAGCGGGACCGAAACCCTTGCTGTTTCATCAGGAGGACAAGTCGTGAAGTCAGACCGCCTCGAAAGCAGCCCAACTGCAGCGATGATCGCGGCAAAGAGAATTGGCGAAGCGTGCAGGGACAAGGGCATCCAAGGCCTCCACATCAAGATACGCGCGCCCGGCGGCCACAACGGGCCCATGAACCCAGGGCCTGGGGCGCAAGCAGCGGTCCGCGCACTCTCACGCATGGGCATTCGCATAGGACTCATTGAAGATGTCACCCCCATCCCGCATGGAGGGTGCCGAAAAAAAGGTGGAAGGCGGGGGAGGAGGGTCTAG
- a CDS encoding 50S ribosomal protein L13, producing MIIINAKNTIAGRLAAFAAKQALLGEEVRIINAEQAVISGDPKHILAHYQQKVKRGTPSKGPFFSRMPDRFLRRIIRGMLPYKKPRGREAYERILCYVGTPPEFEGKETVTLELSTVDKLPTLKYITIKEICSKLGGKA from the coding sequence ATGATCATCATCAACGCAAAGAACACTATCGCAGGAAGACTCGCCGCCTTCGCAGCAAAGCAAGCCCTCCTCGGAGAAGAAGTTCGCATCATCAACGCAGAACAAGCAGTCATCAGCGGCGACCCGAAGCACATCCTTGCACACTACCAGCAAAAAGTGAAGCGAGGAACGCCAAGCAAAGGTCCTTTCTTCTCACGGATGCCTGACCGCTTCCTCAGACGCATCATCAGAGGCATGCTCCCCTACAAGAAGCCACGCGGAAGGGAAGCATACGAACGCATCCTCTGCTACGTCGGTACGCCACCAGAATTTGAAGGCAAAGAAACTGTAACCCTGGAACTCTCAACCGTCGACAAACTCCCCACCCTCAAGTACATCACCATCAAGGAAATCTGCAGCAAACTCGGAGGAAAAGCATGA
- a CDS encoding DNA-directed RNA polymerase subunit N has translation MIIPIRCFSCGKPIGHLWETYKERIEKGEERKNVLDSLGLERYCCRTVFLGHVDLIDTAATFKKF, from the coding sequence ATGATCATCCCCATCAGATGCTTTAGCTGCGGCAAACCCATCGGCCACTTGTGGGAAACCTACAAAGAACGCATAGAAAAAGGAGAAGAGCGCAAAAACGTCCTTGACTCGCTCGGCCTCGAACGCTACTGCTGCAGAACCGTCTTCCTCGGCCACGTCGACCTCATCGACACCGCCGCAACATTCAAAAAATTCTAG
- a CDS encoding ROK family protein → MRSELKTSKVVKAQGGGVRGVAEGQGGARKTGLSIGLDVGGTKIAGVVMRRDGHVVAACKVKTGAVFGREFVVNRMLHCLRFLAREVESKALQDEVAGVGIGIPGVVPWKGALGEVPNIPSFSGFDVRRRFLSLGRVVVGNDADCFTLAEARLGVARGVQNVLGVTWGTGVGGGLVIGGNLLRARSGVVGEIGHVVLDPSWPLRSGLGVRGSVESIAGGKFMLKRYAALAGRRTRKRDKRVFERVDALWERGGAGGRKVVLTAVDALGRVLGGLASVLGLDLIVVGGSVSDLPVISELEARVRSYAHPSARKVRVVRSRLGGLAGALGAALLLFEHEEAVQREDAKVTSGSS, encoded by the coding sequence ATGCGGTCTGAGTTGAAGACGAGCAAAGTTGTAAAGGCGCAGGGCGGGGGCGTGAGAGGCGTGGCAGAGGGGCAGGGTGGCGCGCGGAAAACGGGCTTGAGCATTGGCCTTGACGTTGGCGGGACAAAGATTGCAGGAGTGGTTATGAGACGTGATGGGCACGTGGTTGCCGCGTGCAAGGTCAAAACGGGTGCGGTGTTTGGGCGGGAGTTCGTCGTGAACAGGATGTTGCATTGCTTGCGCTTTCTTGCGCGGGAGGTTGAGAGCAAGGCGTTGCAGGACGAGGTTGCTGGTGTAGGTATTGGTATTCCTGGTGTGGTGCCGTGGAAGGGAGCGCTGGGAGAGGTGCCTAATATTCCTTCTTTTTCCGGGTTTGACGTTCGCAGGAGGTTCTTGTCACTGGGACGGGTGGTGGTTGGTAACGATGCTGACTGCTTCACGCTTGCAGAGGCGCGGTTGGGCGTTGCGAGAGGTGTGCAAAACGTTCTTGGCGTCACGTGGGGGACTGGTGTTGGTGGGGGGCTCGTCATTGGCGGAAACTTGTTGAGGGCGCGAAGCGGTGTTGTTGGGGAGATTGGTCATGTCGTTCTTGATCCTTCGTGGCCGCTTCGTTCAGGCCTCGGCGTTCGTGGAAGTGTAGAGTCAATCGCTGGCGGGAAGTTTATGCTGAAGCGGTACGCCGCGCTCGCCGGGAGGCGCACAAGGAAGCGTGACAAGCGAGTGTTTGAGCGTGTTGACGCGCTCTGGGAGCGTGGCGGCGCTGGAGGGCGGAAGGTCGTCCTTACCGCTGTTGATGCGTTGGGGAGGGTGCTGGGCGGGTTGGCTTCCGTTCTTGGCCTTGACCTCATCGTCGTGGGAGGGAGCGTCAGTGATCTGCCGGTCATTTCCGAGTTGGAGGCGCGTGTGAGATCATACGCTCATCCTTCAGCGAGGAAGGTGCGTGTTGTTCGGTCCCGCCTTGGCGGTCTTGCTGGTGCACTAGGCGCGGCGCTTCTTCTTTTTGAGCACGAAGAAGCGGTGCAGAGAGAAGATGCAAAGGTGACCTCGGGCTCGAGTTGA
- a CDS encoding 50S ribosomal protein L18e, whose protein sequence is MHITKKTNTERARLIQELKKHARETKAKLWQRVAQDLERPTRKTRIVNLYKINRYAKDGETVLVPGKVLGTGELNRSVHVAAFAFSEEAKRKISAGGRALTVEELMKENPKGQKVRILG, encoded by the coding sequence ATGCACATAACCAAGAAGACAAACACGGAACGAGCACGGCTCATTCAAGAACTCAAAAAACACGCGAGAGAGACCAAAGCCAAGCTCTGGCAACGCGTCGCGCAAGACCTCGAACGCCCAACGAGAAAGACCCGCATCGTCAACCTCTACAAAATCAACCGCTACGCCAAGGATGGAGAAACCGTTCTCGTTCCTGGAAAAGTCCTCGGCACCGGAGAGCTCAACCGATCCGTCCACGTCGCCGCGTTCGCATTCTCCGAAGAGGCAAAAAGAAAGATATCCGCAGGAGGACGCGCGCTCACTGTTGAAGAACTCATGAAAGAAAACCCTAAAGGCCAAAAAGTGAGGATACTCGGATGA
- a CDS encoding VWA domain-containing protein gives MASWLDWLSFSVPFGIFDVKLLRPEAFLLLVPGVLLLVFLVFKSLAKVKLTKQDVRRRRKLRAWLFVTRIVLLVVLILALAEPYGEVRRVTEGSPRILLLVDNSTSMQVFDRSFLPELKDSLEAYLPVSVRSLALGEDSFIGDGILQNLEQGANVLLVTDGRVTGGTSLDDVGLFATNLNATVSTIELTPKEREASVFITGPRRTLADVENTYAVGITSVLRDRVRLTVQVDDEVVLDEDVELEPGGATTYKEFKASFQDGYHKLTARISGEDFFAMNNEYYMTVKVLEKPKILYVGSSRDPLLVVLRKLFDVEVRSSLPDDLEPYYAVVVNDVPAEKLRNADKLGEYLIDENGGFYGNGLVVFGGFDSFERGGYKNSPFESLLPVRVGKAQKKKGNQNLMFVIDVSGGVQNVRWVVQPDGSLEEVRDKVAPVEMIKNRVIEILEVLDPTHRVGANAFGISTVGSKFGSASEAVAATMKRLEPPPGSPMNKYYDIKKKLIDEVVNLRGGGNSFPDVAFRDAVNLLSKTTGDKRIILLTDGKFQGRTREQLAEYVESARRLGIQTFVIGVGRDDRNIDEAFLRDVLAKRGDGVYVPSREVNKVKILFGDPENKEFGDDFTLFYLSLNHFITRDMDALGVYPSLNGWNQVVPKASAQLLATTDAGDPALTVWKYGNGRVAALTVFRGDSLGPLLTKENSILVTRILNWAVGDPERKAEYFIDVPDVEVGKEAKLVLRSKKIPSSEYLEFTKEGPNTYSATFSAPDQGFSSLLGAVFAVNYVREYKRVGVDPGLQSLAEVTWSVVETQGGAEAAVRCSKPFKPAEVDRIVSCAKTAARRVVVERTIIVWPLIALALVVYLVELVLRRRYERRR, from the coding sequence ATGGCGAGTTGGCTTGATTGGTTGTCGTTCAGCGTTCCGTTCGGGATTTTTGATGTTAAGTTGCTCCGGCCCGAAGCGTTCTTGTTATTGGTCCCTGGGGTCTTGCTCTTGGTATTCCTTGTTTTTAAGTCGCTTGCGAAAGTGAAGCTGACCAAGCAGGACGTGCGCAGGCGTAGGAAGCTTCGTGCGTGGCTGTTCGTGACGAGGATAGTTTTGCTGGTGGTCTTGATTCTTGCCTTGGCTGAGCCGTACGGCGAGGTGAGGCGAGTGACGGAAGGGAGTCCGAGGATTTTGCTCTTGGTTGATAACTCGACCAGCATGCAGGTGTTTGACCGCTCGTTCCTTCCTGAGTTGAAGGACTCTCTTGAGGCCTACCTTCCTGTTTCGGTTCGTTCCCTTGCGTTAGGGGAGGACTCCTTTATTGGTGATGGTATTCTGCAGAATCTTGAGCAAGGGGCGAATGTCCTGCTCGTAACAGATGGGCGTGTCACAGGGGGGACGTCGCTTGATGACGTTGGCTTGTTCGCGACGAATTTGAACGCGACCGTGAGCACCATTGAGTTGACGCCGAAGGAGCGGGAAGCATCTGTTTTTATCACCGGGCCGCGCAGGACGCTTGCTGATGTGGAGAACACGTACGCTGTTGGGATTACGTCGGTATTGCGGGATAGGGTGCGGTTGACCGTGCAGGTGGATGATGAGGTTGTTCTTGATGAAGACGTTGAGCTCGAGCCGGGCGGGGCGACGACGTACAAGGAGTTTAAGGCGTCGTTTCAGGATGGGTATCATAAGTTGACCGCGAGGATTTCGGGGGAAGACTTCTTTGCCATGAATAACGAGTATTACATGACGGTGAAGGTGCTTGAGAAGCCGAAAATTTTGTACGTGGGGAGTTCGAGGGATCCTCTTCTCGTGGTGCTTCGCAAGCTGTTTGATGTGGAGGTTCGCTCCTCGCTTCCTGATGATCTTGAACCGTATTATGCGGTTGTGGTGAATGACGTTCCTGCTGAGAAGCTTCGCAATGCCGACAAGCTCGGGGAGTACCTCATTGATGAGAACGGGGGTTTCTACGGGAACGGCTTGGTTGTTTTTGGTGGTTTCGACTCGTTTGAGCGGGGCGGGTATAAGAACAGCCCATTTGAGTCTCTGCTTCCGGTGCGGGTTGGGAAGGCGCAGAAGAAGAAGGGGAACCAGAATTTGATGTTTGTTATTGATGTCTCTGGTGGCGTGCAGAATGTTCGCTGGGTCGTGCAGCCTGACGGTTCTTTGGAAGAGGTGCGTGACAAGGTTGCTCCAGTGGAGATGATTAAGAATCGTGTTATTGAGATTTTGGAAGTGCTTGACCCGACTCACCGCGTGGGCGCGAACGCGTTCGGTATTAGTACTGTGGGGAGCAAGTTCGGTTCCGCTTCGGAGGCTGTTGCCGCGACGATGAAGCGGCTTGAGCCCCCCCCGGGTTCCCCGATGAACAAGTACTATGATATTAAGAAGAAGTTGATTGACGAGGTCGTGAACCTTCGCGGCGGCGGAAATTCGTTTCCTGACGTTGCGTTTCGGGACGCGGTGAATTTGTTGTCGAAAACGACAGGGGATAAGCGCATTATTCTCTTGACCGATGGGAAGTTTCAGGGGCGCACGCGTGAGCAGCTCGCAGAGTATGTGGAGTCAGCGAGGCGCTTGGGTATTCAGACGTTTGTCATCGGGGTGGGGCGTGATGATCGCAACATTGACGAGGCGTTCTTGCGTGACGTCCTTGCAAAGCGTGGGGACGGCGTTTACGTGCCTTCACGTGAAGTGAACAAGGTGAAGATTTTGTTTGGGGATCCTGAGAATAAGGAGTTCGGCGATGATTTCACCTTGTTTTATTTAAGCCTGAATCATTTCATCACGAGGGATATGGACGCGCTGGGCGTGTATCCTTCATTGAACGGGTGGAATCAAGTGGTGCCGAAGGCATCAGCGCAGCTCTTGGCCACGACGGACGCGGGGGATCCGGCTTTGACGGTGTGGAAGTATGGGAATGGGAGAGTTGCTGCTTTGACGGTGTTTCGTGGTGATTCTCTCGGGCCCTTGTTGACGAAGGAAAACTCGATTTTGGTAACGAGGATTTTGAACTGGGCTGTTGGGGATCCTGAGCGAAAGGCGGAGTATTTCATTGACGTTCCTGATGTGGAAGTTGGAAAGGAGGCCAAGCTTGTGCTTCGCTCGAAGAAAATTCCTTCTTCTGAGTACTTGGAGTTCACGAAAGAGGGGCCGAACACGTATTCGGCGACGTTCTCCGCGCCGGATCAAGGATTTTCTTCGCTTCTTGGCGCCGTGTTCGCGGTGAATTACGTGAGGGAGTACAAGCGGGTCGGGGTGGATCCGGGCCTGCAGTCCTTGGCAGAGGTTACGTGGAGTGTGGTGGAGACGCAGGGGGGTGCTGAGGCTGCCGTGCGGTGCAGTAAACCTTTTAAACCTGCAGAGGTGGACCGTATCGTCTCGTGTGCGAAGACTGCTGCCCGGCGGGTGGTGGTGGAGCGAACGATCATTGTTTGGCCGCTCATCGCCTTGGCACTCGTTGTGTACTTGGTAGAGCTTGTCCTTCGCAGGCGTTATGAGAGGAGGAGGTAA
- a CDS encoding 30S ribosomal protein S4 — protein sequence MKRIRKQYQTPSHPWSKTRIEEERTLIKDFGLRNKREIYKMNTVLKRYKDTAKRLLARTDLQADIERNHLLQRLTNLGLVNKDASVDDILSLTIRDLLNRRLQTILVKNMLARTPLQARQFITHRHVTVGGRIVTSPGYLVSLHEEGTISFTPRSSLSNEDHPERPREEDLQKVKEQKQKKTEEEDALPAFEAEELEKAEEETT from the coding sequence ATGAAACGCATCAGAAAACAATACCAAACACCAAGCCACCCGTGGTCAAAGACCCGAATTGAAGAAGAGCGAACCCTCATCAAAGACTTTGGCCTCCGAAACAAGCGAGAAATCTACAAGATGAACACGGTCCTCAAGCGCTACAAAGACACCGCCAAGCGCCTCCTCGCAAGAACCGACCTCCAAGCAGACATTGAGCGAAACCACCTCCTCCAGCGCCTCACCAACCTCGGCCTCGTCAACAAAGACGCAAGCGTCGACGACATCCTCAGCCTCACCATCAGGGACCTGCTCAACAGAAGGCTTCAAACCATCCTTGTCAAGAACATGCTCGCCAGAACACCACTGCAAGCAAGACAGTTCATCACCCACCGGCACGTCACCGTTGGCGGACGCATCGTCACCAGCCCCGGCTACCTCGTCTCCCTTCACGAAGAAGGAACCATCTCCTTCACGCCAAGGAGCAGTCTGTCCAACGAAGATCACCCTGAACGCCCACGAGAAGAAGACTTACAAAAAGTGAAGGAGCAAAAGCAAAAGAAAACAGAAGAAGAAGACGCCCTGCCTGCTTTTGAAGCAGAAGAACTCGAAAAAGCCGAAGAGGAAACAACATGA